The following proteins are encoded in a genomic region of Gossypium hirsutum isolate 1008001.06 chromosome D05, Gossypium_hirsutum_v2.1, whole genome shotgun sequence:
- the LOC107887950 gene encoding putative disease resistance RPP13-like protein 1: MFVFGEAALSAFLELLSAKLLDSVLNFVADHRQLHHQLKLWQSIFPEIKAVLNHAEEKQIKDEGVKNWLGDLQDLAYDVDDIFDEFAYQELRLKLQKTQAQASSSKVRKLIPTCCTGGHFSPIAFMFNAKMISKIKAITDRLNSLNTPRSNLGLSEIMSQGATSKGKKPRLQPTSLMDGAVEYVGRANEKQEMLELLKSNNSDGVCVLSIVGMGGMGKTTLAQLVYNDPSIKESFDHKSWVCVSDDFDAVNITKTILRSLDADSHDENDLNLLQVKLKEKLSRKRMLLVLDDIWNESYSDWTILRALFGAETKIIVTTRLQKVSSNVDSVKAFYLDKLSHHDCLSIFAQHALNKKL, translated from the coding sequence ATGTTTGTCTTTGGAGAGGCTGCTCTTTCTGCCTTTTTGGAGCTGTTGTCTGCCAAGTTGCTTGACTCTGTACTCAACTTTGTGGCCGATCACCGGCAACTCCACCACCAACTCAAGCTGTGGCAATCCATATTCCCCGAGATCAAAGCAGTGTTGAACCATGCAGAGGAGAAGCAGATTAAGGACGAGGGTGTCAAGAATTGGTTGGGCGATCTCCAAGACTTAGCTTATGATGTGGATGACATCTTCGACGAGTTCGCTTACCAAGAGTTACGTCTCAAGCTCCAAAAAACTCAAGCACAAGCCAGCTCTAGTAAGGTACGGAAACTCATTCCAACCTGCTGTACTGGTGGTCATTTCTCTCCAATCGCTTTTATGTTCAATGCTAAGATGATTTCAAAGATAAAAGCAATCACCGATAGACTGAATAGTTTGAACACTCCAAGAAGTAATTTGGGGTTGAGTGAGATCATGTCTCAAGGCGCAACTTCCAAGGGAAAGAAACCCAGGCTGCAACCAACTTCCTTGATGGATGGAGCTGTGGAGTATGTTGGTAGAGCCAATGAGAAGCAAGAAATGCTCGAGTTGCTCAAAAGTAACAATTCCGATGGAGTTTGTGTCCTTTCCATCGTTGGCATGGGAGGGATGGGGAAAACAACTCTTGCTCAGCTTGTTTACAATGATCCCAGCATTAAGGAGTCTTTTGATCACAAGTCCTGGGTGTGCGTTTCTGATGACTTTGATGCTGTTAACATAACAAAGACGATTTTAAGATCCCTCGACGCTGACTCACATGATGAGAATGACTTGAACTTGCTTCAAGTCAAGTTGAAGGAGAAGTTATCCAGAAAAAGGATGTTGCTTGTTTTAGATGACATTTGGAACGAGAGTTACAGTGATTGGACCATCTTACGGGCTCTATTTGGAGCAGAAACCAAAATTATTGTAACAACTCGACTCCAAAAGGTTTCATCTAATGTCGATTCGGTGAAAGCGTTTTACTTGGATAAACTCTCGCATCATGATTGTTTATCCATATTTGCTCAGCATGCATTGAACAAGAAACTTTGA
- the LOC107887463 gene encoding putative disease resistance protein At3g14460, with amino-acid sequence MHDLMNDLAQSVAGEICCRVEGEKQQKFSHRSRHSAYVIDDRCQSVKKFEAFYQMTSLRTFLRLMAPSYEVFYLSNVVLEDLLPRLSYLRVLSLGGYEIYDLPDFFENLKHLRYLNFSRTRINRLPDSLCSLYHLETLILRDCSKLKNLPSKMGNLVNLHFLDIRGANSIERMPSGFDQLTQLQTLSNFVIGEGDGRLIRELKTLSNLRGNFCLSGLENVNGQDAREAKLNEKLGIDGLELQWGTALENNTRKTEVEERVLDFLHPPKRLEQLIIENYGGVKFSSWIADSSLKNLSSLKLRNCKNCKSLPSVGRLPLLKYLSIIGFDQVQKIGVELFGENQLNPFASLEILSFESLPNWKEWDTCEGDEKVLKLPSLRELSIINCPQLLGRLPTYLSSLQKLEIHGCTNLVVSISSFPSLCKFSIRGCAELVDDCSSPAKELSSLQTLSLSNISKFNIPADRTMLRFGNSEHFAIDGWEELASLSWYGFSLVGHRFISVSSCPQLQSLEAKEAELQPDKISCVESLRIYDCERLNRLPQVLHELTFLTDMEIRGCRGLVSFAENNLPLKLKKLTIDTCENLEYLVDEKEDNKSMSSTLCLLEELSIYKCPSLMSLSSKGRKNICNQLQLLYITDCSKLSCIFSNTKFPITLKHLRIGECPELEYIAQEFEETACLESILFFRSGIKSLPRGLDKLKQLQEICLHSCSNLFSFEESGMPSTSFRAFGVDGCGNFGALPKCMASITSLRRLRLRDCSADISFPSEGFPANLTSLTISNAPKIYRSLVEWGLNKLTSLQELTIGGGGCSNVVSFPEEGIGMMLPPSLTYIMLFGFENLEFMFSEGFQDLASLKGLDIDNCPKLTSLPKKDMLLSLGYLYISSCPLLKE; translated from the coding sequence ATGCATGATCTTATGAATGATTTAGCTCAATCAGTTGCAGGAGAAATATGTTGCAGAGTGGAGGGTGAAAAGCAACAAAAGTTTTCGCATCGTTCTCGCCACTCAGCTTATGTTATCGATGATCGGTGTCAGAGTGTAAAGAAGTTTGAGGCATTTTATCAAATGACTTCTTTACGTACTTTCTTACGCTTAATGGCTCCAAGTTATGAGGTATTCTATTTATCTAACGTTGTCTTGGAGGATTTGTTGCCAAGACTTAGCTACTTAAGGGTTCTTTCTTTGGGTGGGTATGAGATCTATGATTTGCCcgacttttttgaaaatttaaaacatcTACGCTACTTAAATTTTTCTAGAACCAGAATCAATCGTTTACCTGATTCTTTGTGTAGTCTTTATCATTTGGAGACTTTAATATTAAGAGATTGTTCAAAGCTCAAAAATTTACCCTCGAAGATGGGAAACCTTGTCAACTTGCATTTTCTTGATATTAGAGGTGCGAATTCAATAGAAAGGATGCCCTCCGGATTTGATCAGCTAACTCAGCTTCAAACGTTGTCTAATTTTGTTATAGGGGAAGGTGATGGACGTCTTATTAGAGAATTGAAAACTTTGTCAAACCTTAGAGGTAATTTTTGTCTTTCTGGATTGGAGAATGTTAATGGTCAAGATGCGAGGGAAGCTAAGTTAAATGAGAAGCTAGGGATTGATGGGTTAGAACTACAATGGGGTACAGCCTTGGAGAATAATACAAGGAAAACAGAAGTTGAAGAGCGGGTGTTGGACTTTCTTCATCCTCCGAAAAGGCTTGAGCAACTCATCATTGAGAATTACGGGGGTGTAAAATTCTCATCTTGGATAGCTGATTCTTCCCTCAAGAATTTATCGTCTTTGAAGCTTCGCAATTGTAAAAACTGCAAGTCATTACCATCAGTTGGAAGGTTGCCATTGTTAAAATATCTTTCAATTATTGGTTTCGATCAAGTACAGAAGATTGGTGTTGAGCTCTTCGGAGAAAATCAATTGAATCCATTTGCATCATTAGAGATTCTGTCTTTTGAGAGTCTTCCAAATTGGAAGGAGTGGGACACTTGTGAAGGAGACGAGAAGGTTTTGAAACTCCCCAGCCTTCGTGAGCTTTCAATCATAAACTGTCCTCAATTGTTGGGAAGGTTGCCTACCTATCTTTCTTCCTTGCAAAAACTTGAAATTCATGGCTGTACGAATTTGGTAGTTTCAATATCAAGTTTCCCGTCACTGTGTAAATTCAGTATACGAGGGTGTGCAGAACTGGTGGATGATTGCTCTTCTCCTGCAAAGGAGCTTTCCTCTTTGCAAACTTTGTCTCTTTCTAACATTTCAAAGTTTAATATTCCAGCAGATAGGACAATGTTGAGGTTTGGAAACTCAGAACATTTTGCAATTGATGGTTGGGAGGAGTTGGCATCTCTATCATGGTATGGGTTTAGTTTAgttggacatcgtttcatttccGTTTCGAGTTGTCCTCAACTGCAGTCTTTGGAAGCCAAGGAAGCCGAATTGCAACCTGACAAGATTTCATGTGTTGAATCTCTACGGATATATGACTGTGAAAGGCTCAATAGACTGCCACAAGTCTTACATGAGCTCACATTCCTTACAGATATGGAAATTCGGGGTTGTCGAGGCTTGGTTTCTTTTGCAGAGAATAACTTACCTCTTAAATTAAAAAAGCTGACAATTGATACCTGTGAGAATTTGGAGTATTTGGTTGATGAAAAAGAAGATAATAAGAGTATGAGTAGTACCCTCTGTCTTCTTGAGGAGTTGTCTATCTATAAGTGTCCGTCTCTAATGTCTTTGTCATCGAAGGGGCGCAAAAATATTTGCAATCAGCTTCAACTTCTCTATATTACTGACTGCTCAAAACTGAGTTGCATATTTTCAAACACCAAGTTTCCCATAACGCTTAAACATTTGAGAATCGGAGAATGTCCGGAGTTGGAATACATAGCCCAAGAGTTTGAGGAAACCGCTTGTCTTGAATCTATTCTATTTTTCAGATCTGGAATTAAATCTCTACCACGAGGACTAGACAAGCTCAAACAGCTCCAGGAGATTTGTTTGCATTCGTGttcaaatttgttttcttttgaaGAAAGTGGGATGCCCAGCACCAGCTTCAGAGCTTTTGGAGTTGATGGTTGTGGAAATTTTGGAGCCCTTCCTAAGTGCATGGCCAGCATCACCTCCCTTCGACGATTAAGATTGCGCGACTGTTCGGCTGACATATCATTTCCGTCGGAGGGATTCCCTGCCAATCTCACATCACTTACAATCTCAAACGCACCCAAGATTTATAGGTCACTTGTGGAATGGGGATTAAATAAACTCACCTCTCTTCAAGAATTGACCATCGGAGGTGGAGGATGCTCAAACGTGGTGTCATTCCCAGAAGAAGGGATTGGAATGATGCTGCCTCCTTCTCTCACCTATATCATGCTTTTCGGATTTGAGAACCTGGAATTCATGTTCTCCGAAGGCTTTCAAGACCTCGCCTCTCTTAAAGGATTGGACATCGATAATTGCCCCAAGCTAACATCTCTTCCAAAAAAAGACATGCTTCTCTCGCTTGGATATTTATATATTTCCAGTTGTCCGTTGCTGAAAGAATAG
- the LOC107887948 gene encoding serine/threonine-protein phosphatase 7 long form homolog, which yields MRCPPPATSRVGVGVDGAFFDSCVLWSPLLRFSPYVGCARSFAMASLISKKSHISDAINNADSYRVLRGRVSVLKNTLDARLMPYLELAGFGSVAQIQYTVLRFHLISALVKRWRQETYTFHFPCGECTVTLEDVALQLGLPIDGSPVTGISTFTDPDALCYQLLGDSPGNGESYFSGVSFTWLKAKYGQLSATATEGELMCVARAYIMHIIGGELMPDASNDKVHLMYLPLLADLSTVSSYSWGSAVLVVLYRELCRATDPKVRDIGRCLSLLQSWVLYRMPFLASVRHQSYVYPLLSRWSGRPGIGQSYNVPLYRLMIEQYARDGFIWTPYRTPEITAVVPSSAYVHSYIWCTNAPIINFNMVEWYNGDRVLRQFGAIQPIPDPPCEVGEVHGKNKRGKSVIDWGIKHRKFVALWNDRFHRRPQMVMATDSQPSEEYMQWYISCGKPYLYGGQSVVISPHMQRHRGSSTAAKRDADPMAYYSPEPPEPEQEPQPDSEQSGARICIRL from the exons ATGAGATGCCCGCCACCGGCGACGTCAAGGGTGGGTGTTGGTGTTGATGGAGCCTTCTTCGACAGTTGCGTGCTTTGGTCTCCTCTGTTGAGGTTTTCTCCCTATGTTGGCTGTGCCAGAA gCTTCGCAATGGCTTCATTGATTAGCAAAAAAAGCCACATATCTGATGCGATTAATAACGCG GACTCGTACCGAGTTTTAAGGGGCCGTGTGAGTGTTTTGAAGAATACTCTGGATGCACGGTTGATGCCGTACTTAGAGCTAGCCGGATTTGGGTCTGTAGCACAGATCCAGTACACCGTATTGCGCTTTCATTTAATATCTGCGCTAGTGAAGCGGTGGCGCCAGGAGACCTACACTTTTCATTTTCCGTGCGGGGAGTGCACGGTGACCTTGGAGGATGTAGCGTTGCAACTTGGGCTCCCAATTGACGGGAGTCCCGTAACGGGAATATCTACATTTACCGATCCGGATGCACTTTGCTATCAGCTTTTAGGAGACTCACCAGGGAACGGTGAGTCATATTTTTCGGGCGTATCATTTACATGGCTGAAAGCCAAGTATGGACAATTATCAGCGACAGCCACTGAAGGCGAGTTGATGTGCGTTGCTCGAGCGTACATCATGCATATCATAGGGGGAGAACTGATGCCTGATGCAAGCAACGACAAGGTGCATTTGATGTACTTGCCCCTATTAGCTGACTTGTCCACTGTTAGCTCCTATAGCTGGGGCTCAGCTGTGCTAGTAGTCTTGTATCGAGAGCTTTGTCGGGCGACAGATCCGAAAGTTCGCGACATTGGCAGATGCCTCTCACTGCTGCAGTCCTGGGTGCTGTATCGGATGCCATTTTTGGCATCGGTTAGACACCAATCGTATGTTTATCCACTGCTGAGCAG GTGGAGTGGTCGTCCGGGTATCGGGCAGTCGTACAATGTCCCGCTATATCGCCTCATGATTGAACAGTATGCCCGGGATGGG tttatatggaCGCCGTACCGAACGCCAGAAATTACCGCCGTGGTACCCTCGTCTGCGTACGTGCATTCGTACATATGGTGCACTAACGcaccaattataaattttaacatgGTCGAGTGGTATAACGGGGATCGGGTGCTACGGCAGTTTGGTGCAATCCAACCTATCCCGGATCCGCCGTGTGAGGTGGGAGAAGTGCACGGCAAGAATAAGAGAGGAAAATCAGTGATAGATTGGGGAATTAAGCACCGAAAATTTGTGGCGCTGTGGAATGATCGATTTCATCGAAGACCTCAGATGGTTATGGCTACCGACTCGCAACCATCAGAAGAGTATATGCAATGGTACATTAGTTGCGGGAAGCCATATTTATACGGAGGCCAGTCGGTTGTAATCTCCCCGCACATGCAGCGACATAGGGGATCGTCCACAGCGGCCAAGCGTGATGCAGATCCCATGGCATATTATTCTCCGGAACCACCAGAGCCCGAGCAGGAGCCCCAGCCAGATTCGGAACAATCTGG GGCCAGAATATGCATACGACTTTGA
- the LOC107887947 gene encoding proton pump-interactor 1 translates to MTKVEVTLLHVAADVDVVAEKDNEKRYLLNSAKVSCVKVGSGSSDVDVNGNDSVNGVLVESDGNCIVEEDHEVKSESDSVTITMNQQEADMVDEKENETRYLLNGANTSSVKVGTGSTDVYVNVNGSDSVNGVVVESGDNCIVEEDHEVKSESDSVTITMTQQEVDIVAEKENETRYLLIGANAICVKVSSGSSDVYVNGNDSVNGAVVESDGNCIVEEDHEVKSESDSVTITMNQQEADIVDEKENETRYLLNGANTSRVKVGTGSTDVYVNVNRSDPVNGVVVESGDNCIVEEDHKVTISMNKQEGEKPVEEKGGYVEEKSGDGDDCLAKQTVQDAAVVIDSSVLKSDSASDSSIVIDSSLKQSDGKVDCSVETDVNSIVIDSVTADDDATHIEIKTDSDSSKSSTTVETDANFVVGSISFVVDVQSNQYNGNLADSEMGSQLVDKSLDVVSGLKSETNVSSDSISVVASNSSERTCGITNGGIEFSSFDDEAERKIPLNYMIRVPRNNDESLKVEIRLAQIKVDEKSRIREGIRNDMQSTRVTCKEYGNDFNAAVSQERKARDLHRSKCREIESMQSVLDIEDIDIKIRNMEWTIQHQTLPLKDEKKFISDIKQLKQTREKLSSTMSRQDENQQGLDRKERLKSLKKEADQLKANLKNAEAITKAAKRKYYEETEKLSELQYQLKAANDIQQEVYAQLQSLKKQSYEKSKHFWQYKDDLNKANELASKGDKVALQNFCSNQVEKFMDLWNNNDEFRKEYVRCNERSTLWRLRTLDGRALGPGEVPPVIPRALNGRAVVDHTMSGLTLEDRTQELVAVAKAEKVLAEKVVEQKKFMKSAPPESVSTTASNGDKIEEAEEEKPKRTKEEEESDRKAEELRKEEEAAKLKEQRRVEEIAKAKEALERKMRKAEKDEAREANRAAKKAEKKEKKREKRAKKKENRKAVATAGDTGIEDEALSACSTFETLVETSKEIENKEKPIAATTERPQKASKFVKQTKVISIPPPIRNRGKQKRRPWMRVILTFLVILALFFLGNYI, encoded by the exons ATGACGAAAGTGGAGGTGACGTTGTTGCATGTAGCCGCGGACGTGGATGTTGTAGCTGAGAAAGacaatgaaaagagatatcttctCAATAGCGCCAAAGTGAGTTGCGTTAAGGTTGGCTCCGGCAGCTCGGATGTCGATGTTAATGGAAACGACTCCGTTAATGGAGTTCTAGTGGAATCGGATGGCAATTGCATTGTCGAAGAAGACCACGAAGTGAAATCCGAATCTGATTCGGTCACTATTACTATGAATCAGCAGGAGGCGGATATGGTAGATGAGAAAgagaatgaaacgagatatcttcTCAATGGCGCCAACACGAGTAGCGTTAAGGTTGGCACCGGCAGCACGGATGTTTATGTTAACGTAAATGGAAGCGACTCCGTTAATGGAGTTGTTGTGGAATCGGGTGACAATTGCATTGTCGAAGAAGACCACGAAGTGAAATCCGAATCTGATTCGGTTACAATTACTATGACTCAGCAGGAGGTGGATATTGTAGCTGAGAAAgagaatgaaacgagatatcttcTCATTGGCGCCAACGCGATTTGCGTTAAGGTTAGCTCTGGCAGCTCAGATGTCTATGTTAATGGAAACGACTCCGTTAATGGAGCTGTAGTGGAATCAGATGGCAATTGCATTGTCGAAGAAGACCATGAAGTGAAATCCGAATCTGATTCGGTCACTATTACTATGAATCAGCAGGAGGCGGATATAGTAGATGAGAAAgagaatgaaacgagatatcttcTCAATGGCGCCAACACGAGTAGAGTTAAGGTTGGCACCGGCAGCACGGATGTTTATGTTAACGTAAATAGAAGCGACCCCGTTAATGGAGTTGTAGTGGAATCGGGTGACAATTGTATTGTCGAAGAAGACCACAAAGTTACTATCAGTATGAATAAGCAGGAGGGGGAGAAACCTGTTGAAGAAAAGGGAGGGTATGTTGAAGAAAAATCAGGGGATGGAGATGATTGTTTGGCTAAACAAACTGTTCAGGACGCTGCTGTTGTTATTGATTCCAGTGTTCTAAAGAGTGACAGTGCTTCGGATAGTTCCATAGTTATTGATTCCAGTCTTAAACAGAGTGATGGTAAAGTTGATTGTTCTGTTGAAACTGATGTTAATTCCATAGTTATTGATTCAGTTACTGCGGATGATGATGCTACACATATAGAAATCAAAACCGACAGTGATTCTAGTAAGTCTTCTACCACAGTAGAAACTGATGCAAACTTCGTTGTTGGTAGTATATCGTTTGTAGTTGATGTTCAAAGTAATCAATATAATGGTAATCTGGCTGATTCGGAGATGGGTTCGCAACTGGTTGATAAGTCTTTGGACGTGGTTTCGGGTTTGAAATCGGAAACAAATGTTAGTTCTGATTCTATATCGGTTGTAGCAAGTAATTCTTCAGAGAGAACTTGTGGTATCACGAACGGAGGAATTGAGTTTAGTAGTTTCGACGATGAGGCTGAAAGGAAAATACCGTTAAACTACATGATCAGGGTCCCGAGAAACAATGACGAAAGTTTAAAAGTAGAGATTAGACTTGCTCAAATTAAGGTTGATGAGAAAAGTCGAATTCGAGAAGGGATTCGAAACGATATGCAAAGCACGAGGGTTACTTGTAAGGAATATGGCAATGATTTTAATGCTGCTGTATCTCAAGAACGAAAGGCTCGAGACTTGCATAGGTCCAAATGTCGGGAAATAGAGTCGATGCAATCCGTGTTGGATATTGAAGATATTGATATCAAG ATACGAAACATGGAATGGACAATACAACACCAAACTCTACCACTAAAGGatgaaaagaaatttattagtgATATCAAGCAATTAAAGCAAACTCGTGAAAAGCTGTCATCTACCATGAGTAGACAGGACGAAAATCAACAAGGTTTGGACCGGAAAGAGCGTCTGAAG TCTTTAAAGAAGGAAGCTGACCAATTGAAAGCCAACCTCAAAAACGCTGAGGCGATCACTAAGGCAGCTAAGAGAAAATACTATGAGGAAACCGAAAAGTTAAGCGAATTGCAGTACCAGTTGAAAGCTGCAAATGACATCCAACAAGAAGTGTATGCGCAGTTGCAAAGTTTGAAGAAACAATCATATGAGAAG AGCAAACACTTCTGGCAGTACAAGGATGATTTAAATAAAGCGAATGAGTTAGCTTCGAAAGGGGATAAAGTAGCACTCCAAAATTTTTGTAGTAACCAG GTGGAGAAATTTATGGACTTATGGAATAACAACGATGAATTCCGAAAAGAATATGTTAGATGCAATGAAAGGAGCACACTTTGGAGACTGAGGACATTAGATGGCCGTGCACTTGGTCCTGGTGAAGTGCCTCCTGTAATTCCTCGAGCACTAAATGGAAGAGCGGTCGTGGATCATACAATGTCCGGCTTAACTTTGGAAGATCGAACACAAGAGTTGGTGGCggtggcaaaagctgaaaaggtACTTGCGGAAAAGGTTGTGGAGCAAAAGAAGTTTATGAAATCTGCTCCTCCAGAAAGTGTTTCAACAACTGCTTCTAATGGGGATAAAATCGAAGAGGCTGAAGAGGAGAAGCCGAAGAGAACAAAGGAGGAGGAGGAATCGGACAGGAAGGCAGAGGAATTGAGAAAGGAAGAGGAAGCGGCTAAATTAAAGGAGCAACGCCGGGTGGAGGAGATAGCTAAAGCTAAGGAAGCACTAGAAAGGAAGATGCGAAAGGCAGAGAAGGACGAAGCTCGAGAGGCTAACCGAGCTGCAAAAAAagctgaaaagaaagaaaag AAACGAGAAAAGAGggctaagaagaaggaaaacCGAAAAGCCGTCGCAACAGCTGGTGACACGGGCATTGAAGACGAAGCTCTATCCGCTTGTTCGACTTTTGAAACTCTTGTTGAAACTtcgaaagaaatcgaaaacaaagAGAAACCCATTGCGGCTACTACGGAAAGGCCTCAAAAGGCATCAAAGTTTGTGAAACAAACCAAAGTAATATCTATTCCCCCTCCTATTCGAAATCGGGGTAAGCAAAAGAGGCGGCCATGGATGCGGGTCATTTTAACCTTTTTGGTTATTTTGGCTTTGTTTTTTTTAGGAAATTATATCTAA